A single window of Elgaria multicarinata webbii isolate HBS135686 ecotype San Diego chromosome 17, rElgMul1.1.pri, whole genome shotgun sequence DNA harbors:
- the SNRNP25 gene encoding U11/U12 small nuclear ribonucleoprotein 25 kDa protein, with translation MAAEAELALEMAAEAEEHEQEEAEQEQEAAHAEVLALWQAGLARLVRDPLLCDLPAQVTPEEIGSQVALEYGQAMTVRVRRADAPEDPMPVVVVQNASVLDLKKAIQRFVQLKQEREGGIQHISWRYVWRTYCLTFGGEKLTDDGKKLREYGIRNRDEVNFIKRLRK, from the exons ATGGCGGCTGAGGCGGAGCTGGCGCTGGAGATGGCGGCTGAGGCGGAGGAGCACGAGCAGGAGGAggcggagcaggagcaggaggcggcCCACGCGGAGGTGCTGGCGCTGTGGCAGGCCGGGCTGGCGCGCCTCGTCCGGGACCCGCTACTCTGCGACCTCCCGGCCCAG GTGACCCCCGAGGAGATCGGCTCGCAGGTGGCGCTCGAGTACGGCCAGGCCATGACGGTGCGCGTGCGCAGAGCCGACGCCCCCGAGGACCCCATGC ctgtggtggtggtgcagaacgccAGCGTCTTGGACTTGAAGAAAGCCATCCAGCGCTTTGTGCAGCTGAAGCAGGAGCGGGAAGGGGGCATCCAgcacatcagctg GAGGTACGTGTGGAGGACGTACTGCTTAACCTTCGGTGGAGAGAAGCTGACGGATGACGGGAAGAAGCTGAGAGA GTACGGCATCCGAAACCGGGATGAAGTGAACTTCATCAAGAGGCTCCGGAAATGA
- the POLR3K gene encoding DNA-directed RNA polymerase III subunit RPC10, with protein sequence MLLFCPACGNVLVAEEGARCHRFACTTCPYVRNVTRKVTSRRYPKLKEVDDVLGGAAAWENVDSTAEPCPKCEHPRAYFMQLQTRSADEPMTTFYKCCSARCGHRWRD encoded by the exons atgCTGCTCTTCTGCCCGGCCTGCGGGAACGTGCTGGTGGCCGAGGAGGGCGCGCGCTGCCACCGCTTCGCCTGCACCACGTGCCCCTACGTGCGCAACGTCACGCGCAAG GTGACGAGCCGGCGCTACCCGAAGCTGAAGGAGGTGGACGACGTGCTGGGCGGGGCCGCAGCCTGGGAGAACGTGGACTCCACCGCAG agcCGTGCCCCAAGTGCGAGCACCCGCGCGCCTACTTCATGCAGCTGCAGACGCGCTCTGCCGACGAGCCCATGACCACCTTCTACAAGTGCTGCAGCGCCCGCTGCGGGCACCGCTGGAGGGACTGA